From a single Coturnix japonica isolate 7356 chromosome 18, Coturnix japonica 2.1, whole genome shotgun sequence genomic region:
- the CACNG5 gene encoding voltage-dependent calcium channel gamma-5 subunit isoform X1, whose protein sequence is MHREATRWAPAAAAPLPTRPPMLLGMSACSRKALTLLSSVFAVCGLGLLGISVSTDYWLYLEEGIVQPQNQSAEIKLSLHAGLWRVCFLAGEERGRCFTIEYVMPMNIQLTSESTVNVLKMIRSATPFPLVSLFFMFIGFILSNIGHVRPHRTILAFVSGIFFILSGLSLVVGLVLYISSINDEMLNRTKDSETFFNYKYGWSFAFSAISFLLTESAGVMSVYLFMKRYTAEDIYRPHPGFYRPRLSNCSDYSGQFLHPDAWARGRSPSDISSEASLQMNSSYPALLKCPDYDQMSSSPC, encoded by the exons ATGCACAGGG AAGCAACACGGTGGGCGCCGGCAGCCGCAGCCCCTCTGCCCACACGTCCCCCCATGCTTTTGGGGATGAGCGCCTGCAGCAGGAAGGCGCTGACCCTGCTCAGCAGTGTGTTCGCTGTCTGTGGCCTTGGCCTTCTGGGCATCTCCGTCAGCACTGACTACTGGCTCTACCTGGAGGAAGGCATCGTCCAGCCCCAGAACCAGTCGGCTGAAATCAAGCTGTCCCTGCACGCAGGGCTCTGGAGGGTCTGCTTCCTGGCAG GTGAGGAGCGTGGCCGGTGCTTCACTATAGAATACGTCATGCCCATGAACATCCAGCTGACGTCTGAATCCACAGTCAATGTCCTGA AGATGATCCGCTCTGCCACCCCCTTCCCTCTGGTCAGCCTCTTCTTCATGTTCATCGGCTTCATCCTGAGCAACATCGGCCACGTGCGGCCGCACAGGACCATCCTCGCCTTTGTGTCAGGGATATTCTTCATCCTGTCAG GTCTGTCCCTGGTGGTGGGGCTGGTCCTCTACATATCCAGCATTAACGACGAGATGCTCAATAGGACCAAGGACTCAGAGACATTCTTCAATTACAAATACGGCTGGTCATTCGCATTCTCTGCAATCTCATTCCTTCTCACAGAG AGCGCTGGGGTGATGTCTGTGTACCTGTTCATGAAGCGATACACCGCTGAGGACATTTACCGACCTCACCCCGGCTTCTACCGTCCCCGTCTGAGCAACTGCTCCGACTACTCGGGGCAATTCCTGCACCCAGATGCGTGGGCACGGGGCCGCAGCCCATCAGACATCTCCAGCGAGGCATCTCTGCAGATGAACAGCAGCTACCCGGCTCTGCTCAAGTGCCCCGACTACGACCAGATGTCCTCATCCCCGTGCTGA
- the CACNG5 gene encoding voltage-dependent calcium channel gamma-5 subunit isoform X2 has translation MLLGMSACSRKALTLLSSVFAVCGLGLLGISVSTDYWLYLEEGIVQPQNQSAEIKLSLHAGLWRVCFLAGEERGRCFTIEYVMPMNIQLTSESTVNVLKMIRSATPFPLVSLFFMFIGFILSNIGHVRPHRTILAFVSGIFFILSGLSLVVGLVLYISSINDEMLNRTKDSETFFNYKYGWSFAFSAISFLLTESAGVMSVYLFMKRYTAEDIYRPHPGFYRPRLSNCSDYSGQFLHPDAWARGRSPSDISSEASLQMNSSYPALLKCPDYDQMSSSPC, from the exons ATGCTTTTGGGGATGAGCGCCTGCAGCAGGAAGGCGCTGACCCTGCTCAGCAGTGTGTTCGCTGTCTGTGGCCTTGGCCTTCTGGGCATCTCCGTCAGCACTGACTACTGGCTCTACCTGGAGGAAGGCATCGTCCAGCCCCAGAACCAGTCGGCTGAAATCAAGCTGTCCCTGCACGCAGGGCTCTGGAGGGTCTGCTTCCTGGCAG GTGAGGAGCGTGGCCGGTGCTTCACTATAGAATACGTCATGCCCATGAACATCCAGCTGACGTCTGAATCCACAGTCAATGTCCTGA AGATGATCCGCTCTGCCACCCCCTTCCCTCTGGTCAGCCTCTTCTTCATGTTCATCGGCTTCATCCTGAGCAACATCGGCCACGTGCGGCCGCACAGGACCATCCTCGCCTTTGTGTCAGGGATATTCTTCATCCTGTCAG GTCTGTCCCTGGTGGTGGGGCTGGTCCTCTACATATCCAGCATTAACGACGAGATGCTCAATAGGACCAAGGACTCAGAGACATTCTTCAATTACAAATACGGCTGGTCATTCGCATTCTCTGCAATCTCATTCCTTCTCACAGAG AGCGCTGGGGTGATGTCTGTGTACCTGTTCATGAAGCGATACACCGCTGAGGACATTTACCGACCTCACCCCGGCTTCTACCGTCCCCGTCTGAGCAACTGCTCCGACTACTCGGGGCAATTCCTGCACCCAGATGCGTGGGCACGGGGCCGCAGCCCATCAGACATCTCCAGCGAGGCATCTCTGCAGATGAACAGCAGCTACCCGGCTCTGCTCAAGTGCCCCGACTACGACCAGATGTCCTCATCCCCGTGCTGA